From the Aquitalea magnusonii genome, one window contains:
- a CDS encoding sterol desaturase family protein: protein MEQITVYAFPVFLLLMLVEIGYGLAVGRNTYRLSDALASLSQGLQSQLVASVSMLFQLGLYALTWQHLAIFPHAALWATPWGWLLAIVMFDFCDYWLHRVGHESAVFWAAHAVHHQSQHFNLSTALRQESTVAFLGWPFYLPMALLGVPPAQFALAGLIVLLYQFWIHTEHIGKLGWFDRVFSSPSNHRVHHAVNDQYLDKNYGGMLIIWDRLFGTFIEEDEAPVYGTRTPLNSWNPLWAVASGYAPLWRLACRAPRWQDKLKVWFKAPGWLPPGVRDDSPAFDLQAARQRYDPPLTRAAMLMALGQFVLQTAAAAAYLWQSDVLATPALWGFALLQLAGLFGLGRLLQGMCSPWRLLALDVLLLLLAAAGSLL from the coding sequence ATGGAACAAATCACCGTATACGCCTTCCCGGTTTTCCTGCTGCTGATGCTGGTGGAAATCGGCTACGGCCTGGCCGTTGGCCGGAATACCTACCGCCTGAGCGATGCGCTGGCCAGCCTGAGCCAGGGGCTGCAGAGCCAGTTGGTGGCCAGTGTCAGCATGCTGTTCCAGCTTGGCCTGTATGCGCTGACCTGGCAGCACCTGGCCATCTTTCCGCACGCTGCTTTGTGGGCCACGCCCTGGGGCTGGCTGCTGGCCATTGTCATGTTCGACTTCTGCGATTACTGGCTGCACCGCGTGGGGCATGAAAGCGCGGTGTTCTGGGCGGCACATGCAGTGCATCACCAGAGCCAGCATTTCAATCTGTCCACCGCCTTGCGCCAGGAAAGCACGGTGGCGTTTCTGGGCTGGCCCTTCTATCTGCCCATGGCCCTGCTGGGGGTGCCGCCGGCCCAGTTTGCCCTGGCCGGGCTGATCGTGCTGCTGTATCAGTTCTGGATTCATACCGAGCACATCGGCAAGCTGGGCTGGTTCGACCGGGTGTTTTCCTCGCCTTCCAACCACCGGGTGCATCATGCGGTGAACGACCAGTATCTGGACAAGAATTACGGCGGAATGCTGATTATCTGGGACCGCCTGTTCGGCACCTTCATCGAAGAGGATGAAGCCCCGGTGTACGGCACCCGCACGCCACTCAATAGCTGGAATCCCCTGTGGGCGGTGGCATCCGGCTATGCGCCGCTGTGGCGGCTGGCATGCCGTGCGCCGCGTTGGCAGGACAAGTTAAAGGTGTGGTTCAAGGCACCGGGCTGGCTGCCGCCCGGCGTGCGTGACGACAGCCCGGCCTTTGACCTGCAAGCAGCCCGGCAGCGTTATGACCCGCCGCTGACGCGTGCGGCCATGCTGATGGCGCTGGGGCAGTTTGTCTTGCAGACGGCCGCTGCCGCGGCCTATCTGTGGCAGAGCGATGTGCTGGCCACGCCCGCCTTGTGGGGTTTTGCCCTGTTGCAGTTGGCTGGACTGTTTGGCCTGGGCCGCTTGTTGCAGGGGATGTGTTCGCCCTGGCGTCTGCTGGCGCTGGATGTGCTGTTGCTGCTGCTGGCGGCTGCTGGCAGCCTGTTGTGA
- a CDS encoding Re/Si-specific NAD(P)(+) transhydrogenase subunit alpha — protein sequence MQIAIPAEKLAGEKRVAATPETVKKLVAMGHSVVVEQGAGQFAAAPDAAYVDVGASIAPDRAQALAQADIVLTVRPLDEAGIAELKTGAVLIGQLAPYQNSTFPQLAAKKVSAFAMELLPRTTRAQSMDVLSSQNNIAGYKAVLLATHYYPRFMPMLMTAAGTVKPAKVLIMGVGVAGLQAIATAKRLGAVVEATDVRPSTKEQVESLGGKFIEVPMTDEEKAASDGVYAKEMSDDYKRRQAELVSKHARAADIIITTALIPGKKAPTLISADIVAAMKPGSVIIDIAAEAGGNCELTQPGAVVVTDNHVTVVGQFNLPGELAADASSLYAKNLLTFLSLMLSKEGFTLNLEDDLLAATLVTHDGQVRFPAAN from the coding sequence ATGCAGATCGCTATTCCGGCTGAAAAGCTGGCTGGTGAAAAACGCGTGGCCGCAACACCGGAAACGGTGAAAAAGCTGGTTGCCATGGGTCACTCCGTGGTGGTCGAGCAGGGAGCCGGGCAGTTTGCCGCCGCTCCCGATGCGGCTTACGTTGATGTCGGGGCCAGCATTGCCCCGGATCGTGCCCAGGCGCTGGCCCAGGCCGATATCGTGCTGACCGTGCGTCCGCTGGACGAAGCCGGCATTGCCGAGCTGAAAACCGGCGCGGTGCTGATCGGCCAGTTGGCCCCCTACCAGAACAGCACCTTCCCGCAGCTTGCGGCCAAAAAGGTATCGGCCTTTGCCATGGAACTGCTGCCGCGTACCACGCGCGCGCAAAGCATGGACGTGCTGTCCAGCCAGAACAACATTGCCGGTTACAAGGCGGTGCTGCTGGCCACCCATTACTACCCGCGCTTCATGCCCATGCTGATGACGGCTGCCGGTACGGTAAAGCCGGCCAAGGTGCTGATCATGGGGGTGGGGGTGGCCGGTTTGCAGGCCATTGCCACCGCCAAGCGGCTGGGGGCGGTGGTGGAAGCCACCGACGTGCGTCCGTCCACCAAGGAGCAGGTGGAATCGCTGGGCGGCAAGTTCATCGAAGTACCGATGACCGATGAAGAAAAGGCTGCCAGCGACGGCGTGTACGCCAAGGAAATGTCGGACGACTACAAGCGTCGTCAGGCCGAACTGGTGAGCAAGCACGCCCGTGCTGCCGACATCATCATCACCACCGCGCTGATTCCGGGCAAAAAGGCCCCGACGCTGATCAGCGCCGACATCGTGGCCGCGATGAAGCCGGGTTCGGTGATCATCGACATCGCCGCTGAAGCCGGTGGCAACTGTGAACTGACCCAGCCGGGCGCAGTGGTGGTGACCGACAACCACGTCACCGTGGTGGGCCAGTTCAACCTGCCGGGCGAACTGGCGGCGGATGCCTCCAGCCTGTATGCCAAGAACCTGCTGACCTTCCTGTCGCTGATGCTGAGCAAGGAAGGCTTCACCCTCAATCTGGAAGACGACCTGCTGGCGGCCACCCTGGTGACCCACGACGGCCAGGTACGTTTCCCGGCGGCCAACTAA
- a CDS encoding META and DUF4377 domain-containing protein: MHSKITLLLAALLSAPAWAQAELPAGEWQLASPAVSGPLPTLSVQDGRVSGFAGCNRFTGHSNAEGKLVIATTRMMCSPAMMQTEQAYIGLLSQPFRIQTDGKQQLLLTGSAGEYRFVRKLDKAAGRSAAATAPVPRPQYLYVSAVRKNCSAGAGQMQCLQVRSSDQQPWQLFYGEIEGFKPQPDTAYYLKLRYETVPNPPADASAVRTILERVVFSETVKRSVM; this comes from the coding sequence ATGCACAGCAAAATAACGCTATTGCTGGCTGCTCTGTTGTCTGCACCGGCCTGGGCGCAGGCGGAGTTACCTGCTGGCGAATGGCAGTTGGCGTCACCTGCCGTGAGTGGTCCGCTGCCCACCTTGTCGGTGCAGGATGGCCGGGTGAGCGGCTTTGCCGGCTGTAACCGCTTTACCGGCCACAGCAATGCCGAGGGCAAGCTGGTGATCGCCACCACGCGCATGATGTGCTCTCCGGCCATGATGCAGACCGAGCAAGCCTATATCGGTTTGTTGTCGCAACCCTTCCGCATCCAGACCGATGGCAAGCAGCAACTGCTGCTGACGGGTAGCGCGGGCGAATACCGCTTTGTGCGCAAGCTGGACAAGGCCGCAGGCCGGAGCGCAGCCGCCACGGCCCCGGTGCCGCGGCCGCAGTATCTGTATGTGAGTGCCGTGCGCAAGAACTGCAGTGCCGGTGCCGGGCAGATGCAATGCCTGCAAGTGCGCAGCAGTGACCAGCAGCCCTGGCAGCTGTTCTATGGCGAAATCGAAGGCTTCAAGCCACAGCCGGATACCGCCTACTACCTGAAGCTGCGTTATGAAACCGTGCCCAACCCTCCGGCGGATGCTTCGGCGGTGCGGACCATTCTGGAGCGCGTGGTGTTCAGTGAAACCGTTAAGCGCTCGGTGATGTAA
- a CDS encoding NAD(P)(+) transhydrogenase (Re/Si-specific) subunit beta, translated as MANISAVLYLVAAVLFILALKGLSSPVTALRGNKFGIIGMVIAVGTTFMIMDKPVLGLIAAAIIGGAVIGGWKAKTVEMTGMPELVAAMHSLVGLSAVLIAVAAIFHTGVEHTPVQKVELFIGAFIGAITFTASVIAYGKLSGRFGSKAVSFNGQHLLNLVLALAMVGFGVAYFVTDSHAAFLAMVAIALVLGVTLIIPIGGADMPVVVSMLNSYSGWAAAGIGFTLNNPVLIIAGACVGSSGAILSYIMCKAMNRSIVSVLLGGFGAEAAAGGAAADSGPKNYKSGSAEDAAFLMSNADSVVIVPGYGLAVSRAQHALQEFAELLHEKGVTVRYAIHPVAGRMPGHMNVLLAEAEVPYEQVLEMEEINSDFNNTDVVLVIGANDVVNPAAQKDKSSPIYGMPILEAHKARTVIVVKRSMSVGYAGLDNELFYMDKTMMVFGDAKKVVEDLVKGVVH; from the coding sequence ATGGCTAATATTTCCGCAGTACTTTATCTGGTGGCGGCCGTGCTGTTCATCCTGGCGCTCAAGGGGCTGTCCAGCCCGGTGACGGCGCTGCGCGGCAACAAGTTCGGCATCATCGGCATGGTCATCGCCGTGGGCACCACCTTCATGATCATGGACAAGCCGGTGCTGGGGCTGATTGCCGCTGCCATCATCGGTGGTGCCGTGATTGGCGGCTGGAAGGCCAAAACGGTTGAAATGACCGGCATGCCGGAGCTGGTGGCCGCCATGCACTCGCTGGTGGGCCTGTCCGCGGTGCTGATTGCCGTGGCTGCCATTTTCCATACCGGTGTGGAACACACCCCGGTGCAGAAGGTGGAACTGTTCATTGGCGCGTTTATTGGTGCCATCACCTTTACCGCCTCGGTCATTGCCTACGGCAAGCTGTCCGGCCGCTTTGGTTCCAAGGCCGTCAGCTTCAATGGTCAGCATTTGCTGAACCTGGTGCTGGCCCTGGCCATGGTGGGTTTTGGCGTGGCCTACTTCGTGACCGACAGCCATGCCGCCTTCCTGGCGATGGTGGCCATTGCGCTGGTACTGGGCGTGACGCTGATCATCCCGATTGGCGGTGCCGACATGCCGGTGGTGGTGTCCATGCTCAACTCCTACTCCGGCTGGGCGGCGGCGGGTATCGGCTTCACGCTGAACAACCCGGTGCTGATCATTGCCGGTGCCTGCGTGGGTTCGTCCGGTGCCATCCTGTCCTACATCATGTGCAAGGCGATGAACCGTTCCATCGTGTCGGTGCTGCTGGGTGGCTTTGGTGCCGAGGCGGCGGCTGGCGGTGCGGCTGCTGACAGCGGTCCGAAGAACTACAAGTCCGGTTCGGCAGAAGACGCCGCCTTCCTGATGAGCAATGCCGACAGCGTGGTGATCGTGCCGGGTTATGGCCTGGCGGTATCGCGCGCTCAGCATGCACTGCAGGAGTTTGCCGAACTGCTGCACGAGAAGGGCGTGACCGTGCGCTACGCCATTCACCCGGTGGCTGGCCGCATGCCGGGCCACATGAACGTGCTGCTGGCCGAAGCCGAAGTGCCGTACGAGCAGGTGCTGGAGATGGAGGAGATCAACTCCGACTTCAACAATACCGACGTGGTGCTGGTGATTGGTGCCAACGACGTGGTGAACCCGGCGGCGCAGAAGGACAAGTCCAGCCCCATTTACGGCATGCCGATTCTGGAAGCGCACAAGGCACGTACCGTGATCGTGGTGAAGCGTTCGATGAGCGTGGGCTATGCCGGCCTCGACAACGAGCTGTTCTACATGGACAAGACCATGATGGTGTTTGGCGATGCCAAGAAAGTGGTGGAAGACCTGGTGAAGGGTGTGGTGCATTAA
- a CDS encoding proton-translocating transhydrogenase family protein: MVDPFIASLTVFVLAVFVGYHVVWNVTPALHTPLMAVTNAISGIIIVGAMLQVVDINGSEITLTSVLGTIGIFLASINIFGGFMVTQRMLDMFKKKKK, from the coding sequence ATGGTCGATCCCTTTATCGCCAGCCTTACCGTCTTCGTGCTGGCCGTGTTTGTCGGCTACCACGTGGTGTGGAACGTCACCCCGGCGCTGCATACCCCGCTGATGGCGGTGACCAATGCCATTTCCGGCATCATCATCGTCGGCGCGATGCTGCAGGTGGTGGACATCAACGGTTCCGAAATCACCCTCACCTCGGTGCTGGGTACCATCGGCATCTTCCTGGCCAGCATCAACATCTTCGGCGGCTTCATGGTCACCCAGCGCATGCTGGACATGTTCAAGAAGAAGAAAAAATAA
- a CDS encoding uroporphyrinogen-III C-methyltransferase, whose protein sequence is MSETQTVDTSRPARKKPLNLALLVALAALGLSGWQLYSTQQELTAARQELAGRLAEGNGASKELRGLTEQALTAARATDAKLAVLETRVNESAGQYATLNGMYQELTKNRSDWLLSEVEHTLAIASQQLQLAGNVPAAISALQMVDARLSKFDQPQLIAVKKAVATDLEKLKALPYLDSVGLTVKLDRLMLSSSTMPLAVDAHHLQDKRSAKPVAASAPFWERLVADISQSLGELVHIRRMDKPEALLLSPEQSFFLRENLKMRLLDARLALIQRDGTTFNADISAAQDYVQRYFDGDAPATRQWLATLQELKAAPLSVTLPDLNASLKAVRDAQGNKGD, encoded by the coding sequence ATGAGCGAAACCCAGACTGTCGACACCTCCCGTCCTGCCCGCAAGAAACCGCTGAATCTGGCCCTGCTGGTGGCCCTGGCTGCACTTGGCCTGTCCGGCTGGCAGTTGTACAGCACCCAGCAGGAACTGACCGCCGCCCGCCAGGAACTGGCCGGCCGCCTGGCTGAAGGCAATGGTGCCTCCAAGGAGCTGCGCGGCCTGACCGAACAGGCCCTGACGGCCGCCCGCGCCACCGATGCCAAGCTGGCGGTGCTGGAAACCCGCGTGAATGAATCCGCCGGACAATATGCCACCTTGAACGGCATGTACCAGGAGCTGACCAAAAACCGCTCCGACTGGCTGCTGTCCGAGGTGGAACACACCCTGGCCATCGCCAGCCAGCAACTGCAACTGGCCGGCAATGTGCCAGCGGCCATCTCCGCCCTGCAAATGGTGGATGCCCGCCTGTCCAAGTTCGACCAGCCACAGCTGATTGCCGTGAAAAAAGCCGTGGCCACCGATCTGGAAAAACTCAAGGCCCTGCCTTATCTGGACAGCGTCGGTCTCACCGTCAAACTGGACCGGCTGATGCTGTCCAGCAGCACCATGCCGCTGGCCGTGGACGCCCATCACCTGCAGGACAAACGCAGCGCCAAGCCGGTAGCAGCCAGCGCCCCCTTCTGGGAGCGCCTGGTGGCCGACATCAGCCAGAGCCTGGGCGAGCTGGTACACATCCGCCGCATGGACAAACCCGAGGCCCTGCTGCTGTCGCCGGAACAATCCTTCTTCCTGCGCGAAAACCTGAAAATGCGCCTGCTGGATGCCCGCCTGGCATTGATCCAGCGTGACGGCACCACCTTTAATGCCGATATCAGCGCGGCCCAGGACTATGTGCAGCGCTATTTCGACGGTGATGCCCCGGCCACACGCCAGTGGCTGGCCACCTTGCAGGAACTCAAGGCCGCCCCGCTGTCCGTCACCCTGCCCGACCTCAACGCCAGCTTGAAGGCGGTTCGTGACGCCCAAGGCAACAAGGGAGACTAA
- a CDS encoding heme biosynthesis HemY N-terminal domain-containing protein, producing MKFVIWITGLFALAVLVGLASTLNTGYAILFLPPWRMEVSFNLLLLGIVVLIVLAYAVMRVISITAGLPAEVKRFQRQKKLKAARHALREAGIAFFEGRFQKAEREALKAMEDEYAAENRALALLLAARSAGATGALDKRDQYLQQLDTLPERLQLARHMLDAELKLEAKDALGALAAIERARALSPNLTNALRLELKVRLLQRQPDAVLALTEKLLKAEALEPSQARRYRLAAYSQQLTGFVGSREVRDWLRRIPEAERRNPVLVSEIVSRLIALEDFDYAATLLAEALADEDQATPELARELGQLAERLSPEKRLELMRSAEDWLKTRPRDYMLLLALGRLAMNQQLWGKAQSYLEASNSIEPTLCANAELARLFEATGKEEQAAQHYHRSLELALAKGD from the coding sequence GTGAAATTCGTCATCTGGATTACCGGCCTGTTTGCCCTGGCCGTGCTGGTGGGGCTGGCCTCCACCCTGAATACCGGCTACGCCATCCTGTTTTTGCCGCCATGGCGCATGGAAGTGTCGTTCAACCTGCTGCTGCTGGGCATTGTGGTGCTCATCGTGCTGGCTTATGCGGTGATGCGCGTCATCAGCATCACCGCCGGCCTGCCCGCCGAGGTGAAGCGCTTCCAGCGTCAGAAAAAGCTGAAAGCCGCCCGCCACGCGCTGCGCGAAGCCGGCATTGCCTTCTTTGAAGGCCGCTTCCAGAAAGCCGAACGCGAAGCGCTCAAGGCGATGGAAGACGAGTACGCGGCAGAAAACCGCGCGCTGGCGCTGCTGCTGGCCGCCCGCTCTGCCGGTGCCACCGGTGCGCTGGACAAGCGTGACCAGTACCTGCAACAGCTGGACACCCTGCCCGAGCGCCTGCAACTGGCGCGCCACATGCTGGATGCCGAACTCAAGCTGGAAGCCAAGGACGCGCTGGGCGCGCTGGCAGCCATCGAGCGCGCCCGTGCGCTGTCGCCCAATCTCACCAACGCCCTGCGCCTGGAACTGAAAGTACGCTTGCTGCAACGCCAGCCTGATGCCGTATTGGCGCTGACCGAAAAACTGCTCAAGGCCGAAGCGCTGGAACCATCACAGGCGCGTCGTTATCGCCTGGCCGCTTACAGCCAGCAACTGACCGGCTTTGTCGGCAGCCGTGAGGTACGCGACTGGCTGCGCCGTATTCCGGAAGCTGAACGCCGCAACCCGGTGCTGGTGAGCGAGATCGTCAGCCGGCTGATTGCGCTGGAAGACTTCGACTATGCCGCCACCCTGCTGGCCGAAGCACTGGCGGATGAAGATCAGGCCACGCCGGAACTGGCGCGCGAACTGGGCCAGTTGGCCGAGCGCCTGTCGCCGGAAAAGCGTCTGGAACTGATGCGCAGTGCCGAAGACTGGCTGAAAACCCGTCCGCGCGACTACATGCTGCTGCTGGCGCTGGGCCGTCTGGCGATGAACCAGCAACTGTGGGGCAAGGCACAAAGCTATCTGGAAGCCAGCAACTCCATCGAGCCCACCCTGTGCGCCAATGCCGAACTGGCCCGGCTGTTTGAAGCCACCGGCAAGGAAGAACAGGCCGCGCAGCACTATCACCGTAGCCTGGAGCTGGCGCTGGCCAAGGGCGACTGA
- a CDS encoding helix-turn-helix transcriptional regulator gives MSQTTDLPRQKNEPKAFIQPIFIDLPSVAAALSISISTVQALVRAGDLPGPRKISGGRVGWLWREVVEWAESRPLSDIPPPQNTGAKKPRKSIPQDDMTIA, from the coding sequence ATGTCACAAACTACAGATCTGCCAAGACAAAAGAACGAGCCGAAAGCCTTCATTCAACCGATATTTATTGACCTCCCGTCTGTTGCCGCAGCTCTGTCCATTTCAATATCCACCGTGCAGGCACTGGTCAGAGCTGGCGACCTGCCGGGCCCGCGCAAGATTTCCGGGGGCCGGGTTGGCTGGTTGTGGAGGGAGGTCGTGGAATGGGCCGAAAGCAGGCCTTTGTCCGACATTCCACCACCTCAAAACACTGGCGCTAAGAAGCCTCGGAAGTCAATCCCTCAAGATGACATGACAATCGCCTGA
- a CDS encoding DUF927 domain-containing protein, whose product MAAKLPFDEVNRTALGDLSRVLDWAGVHWKQHGHEIQMINPQRADKGYGSFSVNANTGAWADFSCGDKGGDVVSLVAYLRGMPQGETCKELAKLLGISSGVASPATEKQQLPAPVSAPAGEQPLLPIAADMLGLMPKSKAKHPGKVVQVWRYNDADGLPLVFVARLEPGGNGRSKDYLPLSVWVDQATGKRVWKWKGLPAPRPLYGLDRLALRPDAGVVICEGEKAADAAAKLLPDHVAICWMNGAEAVSKADFSPLAGRDCLIWPDHDQPGEQAASAVAVELKKVGARSVAVIDPASFERFAPAGDASTPALVGDGAWGKGDDAADALPRGWTPEHLAMLLAQDGTVQIVQAATAAGVDTGSRAPSATQQAPKRPKADSQGGPFRVTDGGLWFQTADMDDAMWVCDSLEIVASTRDKSGENWGVLVRFADQDRTQKEWNIPAEMLATSEGAEVVKGLMSRGLRMGSGPKARQRLLEYLGRYTGTARATMVPRLGWHGDAFLLPDGQVGSSQEQLVFQASNKQREVMQVAGTLQEWQQQVGQYCVGNSRLAFAVSVAFAGPLLDIIGAESGGFHFYGDSSQGKTTLLQVAASVFGTSGYMQTWRATDNAIEALAAAYSDCLLPLDEIHQCDPRIVGETIYMLGNGRGKNRANDRGGSRGSVAEWRLLFLSSGEKTLAAHLAEARKEMKAGMEIRMLAIKADAGESLGLFNHLHGLGSGKTLADQLKGAVAQYHGTPARAFIEKLVSERGNVASLIRDGIVRFCNDALPAAAHGQVHRAASRFALVAMAGELASMWGVTGWGNGEAWKAAHVCFADWLAARGTVGNREDEEILSKLRLFFEQHGEDRFTRLSDESILHDETGGGPMPDDHAPKTMNRCGYRRRDKSSGVTEYFVFPESFRKEICAGFDYQHACKLLAAAGALDVTKGAGFMYQTRATPEARAKNGRVKVYCVTSRLLDIDSAEDESGAAYG is encoded by the coding sequence ATGGCAGCCAAATTGCCGTTTGATGAAGTAAACCGCACAGCCCTGGGGGACCTGTCGCGGGTGTTGGATTGGGCTGGTGTGCATTGGAAACAGCACGGGCATGAAATCCAGATGATCAATCCGCAGCGTGCGGATAAAGGCTATGGCTCGTTTTCGGTCAATGCCAATACCGGTGCATGGGCTGATTTTTCTTGCGGTGATAAGGGCGGTGACGTTGTCAGCCTGGTGGCTTATCTGCGTGGCATGCCGCAAGGTGAAACCTGCAAGGAGCTGGCCAAGCTGCTGGGTATCTCGTCTGGCGTGGCCAGCCCTGCCACTGAAAAACAGCAGCTGCCGGCCCCTGTTTCGGCTCCTGCCGGTGAACAGCCGTTATTGCCGATTGCTGCCGACATGCTGGGACTGATGCCTAAGAGCAAGGCCAAGCATCCGGGCAAGGTAGTGCAGGTATGGCGCTATAACGATGCGGATGGGCTGCCGCTGGTGTTCGTGGCCAGACTGGAGCCGGGCGGTAATGGCCGTAGTAAGGACTATCTGCCGTTGTCGGTATGGGTAGATCAGGCCACGGGCAAGCGGGTATGGAAATGGAAGGGACTGCCTGCGCCCCGTCCGCTATATGGACTGGACCGCCTAGCATTGCGTCCTGATGCTGGTGTGGTGATCTGCGAGGGCGAGAAGGCTGCCGATGCTGCAGCCAAGCTGTTGCCTGATCATGTTGCTATCTGCTGGATGAATGGGGCTGAGGCCGTGAGCAAGGCGGATTTCAGCCCACTTGCAGGCCGTGATTGCCTGATCTGGCCAGACCATGACCAGCCGGGAGAGCAGGCCGCCAGCGCGGTGGCCGTTGAGCTGAAAAAGGTGGGAGCGCGTAGCGTTGCCGTGATTGACCCGGCCAGCTTTGAGCGGTTTGCACCTGCTGGTGATGCCTCTACCCCTGCATTGGTGGGCGATGGCGCGTGGGGCAAGGGGGATGATGCTGCCGATGCTCTGCCCCGTGGCTGGACCCCTGAGCACCTGGCTATGCTTTTGGCTCAAGACGGCACTGTGCAGATTGTTCAGGCTGCCACTGCTGCTGGTGTGGACACCGGCAGCCGAGCCCCGTCGGCTACACAGCAAGCCCCAAAGCGTCCGAAGGCTGATTCACAGGGTGGCCCGTTCCGGGTTACGGATGGCGGCTTATGGTTCCAGACTGCCGACATGGATGACGCCATGTGGGTCTGCGATTCCCTGGAGATTGTGGCCAGCACACGCGATAAGAGTGGCGAAAATTGGGGCGTCTTGGTCCGGTTTGCTGATCAGGATCGGACCCAAAAGGAATGGAATATCCCGGCTGAAATGCTGGCCACGTCTGAGGGTGCGGAGGTGGTGAAGGGGCTGATGTCTCGTGGCCTGCGTATGGGGTCAGGCCCCAAGGCCCGACAAAGGCTGCTGGAGTACCTAGGCCGCTATACCGGCACGGCACGCGCAACCATGGTGCCGCGCTTGGGCTGGCATGGGGATGCATTCTTGTTGCCAGATGGTCAGGTGGGCAGCAGCCAAGAGCAGTTGGTGTTTCAGGCCTCCAATAAACAGCGTGAGGTGATGCAGGTTGCCGGTACATTGCAAGAATGGCAGCAGCAGGTTGGTCAGTATTGTGTTGGCAATAGTCGCCTGGCCTTTGCCGTGTCAGTGGCGTTTGCCGGTCCGCTACTGGACATCATTGGTGCCGAGTCCGGTGGCTTTCACTTCTACGGCGATAGCTCACAGGGTAAGACCACGCTGCTACAGGTTGCAGCCAGTGTGTTTGGTACGTCTGGCTATATGCAGACATGGCGGGCCACGGATAACGCCATTGAGGCGCTTGCGGCTGCCTATTCTGATTGTCTGCTCCCGCTAGATGAAATCCACCAGTGTGACCCGCGAATTGTGGGCGAAACCATCTACATGCTGGGTAATGGGCGGGGTAAGAACCGTGCCAATGATCGTGGCGGTAGTCGTGGGAGCGTAGCGGAATGGCGCTTGCTGTTCTTGTCGTCTGGTGAAAAGACCCTGGCCGCCCACCTGGCTGAGGCCCGCAAGGAAATGAAGGCCGGGATGGAAATCCGCATGCTGGCAATCAAGGCCGATGCAGGCGAATCCTTGGGCCTGTTCAATCATCTGCATGGTTTGGGCAGCGGTAAGACGCTGGCTGATCAGCTCAAGGGCGCGGTTGCGCAATACCACGGCACACCAGCCCGGGCATTTATCGAAAAGCTGGTGTCAGAGCGTGGCAATGTGGCCAGTCTTATCCGAGATGGCATTGTCCGGTTCTGCAATGATGCATTGCCTGCGGCTGCCCATGGCCAAGTGCATAGAGCAGCATCCCGCTTTGCCCTGGTGGCTATGGCGGGGGAGCTGGCCTCGATGTGGGGTGTTACCGGCTGGGGTAATGGCGAGGCATGGAAAGCTGCCCATGTGTGCTTTGCCGATTGGCTGGCCGCGCGTGGCACGGTCGGGAATCGTGAGGATGAGGAAATCCTGTCCAAGCTGCGGTTGTTCTTTGAGCAGCATGGCGAGGACCGTTTCACCCGGCTCTCAGATGAAAGCATCTTGCACGATGAAACCGGTGGCGGCCCAATGCCAGATGATCATGCACCCAAGACAATGAACCGCTGCGGCTATCGTCGGCGCGACAAGTCTAGTGGCGTGACGGAGTACTTTGTTTTTCCGGAAAGCTTCCGTAAGGAAATATGTGCGGGCTTTGATTACCAGCATGCCTGCAAGCTGCTGGCTGCCGCTGGGGCGCTAGATGTGACCAAGGGTGCAGGCTTCATGTATCAGACCCGCGCCACGCCAGAAGCACGGGCCAAGAATGGCCGGGTGAAGGTGTATTGCGTGACATCCCGCTTGCTGGATATCGACAGTGCAGAGGATGAAAGCGGGGCCGCATATGGCTGA